The following proteins are co-located in the Castor canadensis chromosome 5, mCasCan1.hap1v2, whole genome shotgun sequence genome:
- the B3galnt1 gene encoding UDP-GalNAc:beta-1,3-N-acetylgalactosaminyltransferase 1, whose protein sequence is MALALLTALPSRMSLRSLKWSLLLLSLLSFLVMWYLSLPHYNVIERVNWMYFYEYEPIYRQDFRFTLREHSNCSHQNPFLVILVTSHPSDVKARQAIRVTWGEKKSWWGYEVLTFFLLGQQAEREDKMLALSLEDEHLLYGDIIRQDFLDTYNNLTLKTIMAFRWVTEFCPNAKYVMKTDTDVFINTGNLVKYLLNLNHSERFFTGYPLIDNYSYRGFYQKAHISYQEYPFKVFPPYCSGLGYIMSRDLVPRIYEMMSHVKPIKFEDVYVGICLNLLKVDIHIPEDTNLFFLFRIHLDVCQLRRVIAAHGFSSKEIITFWQVMLRNTTCHY, encoded by the coding sequence ATGGCTCTGGCTCTGTTGACTGCCCTTCCCAGTAGGATGTCACTGAGATCCCTCAAATGGAGCCTCCTGCTGCTGTCGCTcctgagtttccttgtgatgtggTACCTCAGCCTTCCCCACTACAATGTGATAGAACGGGTCAACTGGATGTACTTTTATGAGTATGAGCCAATTTACAGACAAGACTTTCGCTTCACACTTCGAGAGCATTCAAACTGCTCTCATCAAAACCCATTTCTGGTCATCCTGGTGACCTCCCACCCCTCAGATGTAAAAGCCAGACAAGCCATTAGAGTTACATGGGGTGAAAAAAAGTCTTGGTGGGGATATGAGGttcttacatttttcttattaggCCAACAAGCTGAAAGGGAAGACAAAATGTTAGCATTGTCTTTAGAGGATGAACATCTTCTTTATGGCGACATAATACGACAGGACTTTTTAGACACATATAATAATCTGACTTTGAAAACCATTATGGCATTCAGGTGGGTGACTGAGTTCTGCCCCAATGCCAAGTACGTCATGAAGACAGACACTGATGTTTTCATCAATACTGGCAATTTAGTGAAGTACCTTTTAAATTTAAACCACTCAGAGAGATTTTTCACAGGCTATCCTCTAATTGACAATTATTCCTATAGAGGGTTTTACCAAAAAGCTCATATTTCATACCAGGAGTACCCTTTCAAGGTGTTCCCTCCCTACTGCAGTGGGTTGGGTTACATAATGTCCAGAGATTTGGTGCCAAGGATCTATGAAATGATGAGTCACGTAAAACCCATCAAGTTTGAAGATGTGTATGTTGGCATATGCTTGAATTTGTTAAAAGTGGACATTCATATTCCAGAAGACAcgaaccttttctttttatttagaatCCATCTGGATGTCTGCCAGCTCAGACGTGTGATTGCAGCCCATGGCTTTTCTTCCAAGGAGATCATCACATTTTGGCAAGTTATGCTCAGAAACACCACATGCCATTATTAA